A segment of the candidate division WOR-3 bacterium genome:
TTTCTTGAAAAATTTTTTGTAATTCAATTTCTTTTTCAGGAGTTAGCTTAACTTCAACAATTTTCCTTTTTGATGGATAATTAATTATTCCTTCTACATTTTCAATACCTTTTTCATGCTTGAGATAATAAAGATAGTAAAGCATTTGATAATAGTGAGCTTCTTGAAATTTGTCAGATTTTTTAACATCATGAAGAATAACTTTATCTCCTTTTTTAATAAAATCTATAGAGATTTTCTCTATAAGTATATCTTTCTCTATATCTTTAAATGCAATCTCATGTAATATCTTACCTAAAATTACTAGCTCTGATTCATGCTCCTGTGTAACATAGTGAGAAAAATACCAAAGCTGTGTTTTACAATGGATAAAATAATTTATTTGAACTCCTGTAAATAAAGCTTTTTCTTCTATTATTTCATCTGAGCTTGTAGAAAAAGTCTTTTGCTCTGTCAAATCCTCTAACTCGTTCTTTTTTTGCTTTAAGCTCATAGGAAATTTTTAGACTAACACAAGAAGAAAGTAACTCCCCATTTATCTCATTGTACTTAAACAAGTTGTAAATCAATTTTTCCCTTTCTTTTCTAATCAACTTCAATTTTTCTTCACTTATACCTCTTATATTAGTAAGAGAATTCAAAAACCTAAGTAAGCTCATATCCGAATCAAACCACTTAAAAATAATTTTTGAAAAACGTGGAAAGATGTAATAGGTAGATTTGCCTTTGCCACTTCTTTCTCTAGCAAAAATTATCAAAGAAGAAACATGTGACCATCCCAATTTAGAAATAAATTCTGACCAAAAATCTTGAGAAGAACTTTCCTCATTTTCACTAAACTTTTTAACCCAATAAGCTAGTAAAGAGAGTGTTACAAAAAACTTATCATTAAAATTCAGACGAACTTTAAGCGTATTTTTAACAGGAGCAAGATTAAAATTTTGTGTTACAATCCTCTCGCTAATAAGTAATCGCCAAAATTTTTGCTTACTTTCTTCTGAAATATTATCAAAAGTTATAATAGAATTTCCTATTTTTAAAGAGTAGCAATAAATTAAATAAATAGTCTTCCATATTTCTTCCTCTTCTGGTAATTTTTCGCTCCCTAGAAACAAGTTAGGTTCTGTTATCATAGTTGGATAAAGTAACGAAGAATATCCCTCTTCACTTATTTGTTTGGCCAAGCACTCTAATAATTCTATAAATTTTTCTCTTCTTTTCTCTTCCTCAATTTCATTCTCTATTTCCATTCGAAGCTGATATCTTTCCTTTCCAAACCCCTTTATTGGATTTCTAGGAAAAAAATTAGGAAACCAATTCGCTATAGAAAAAAGATAATTAACATTTACCAAAAATACATTATTCTCTTTCCAAAATACGAAATCCCTTATTTCTTTCCTCCACTTCATATTAAATTTTTTAATAGCTTTTCATTAATAAATCCATACTTTGTATCATAAACAAAATCTTTTGTTTCTTTTACAATTGGTATTCCTTTATCTTTCTCAACACTTCCTTTTAATACAACAAAAAAAGGTACATTTACTGCAAATCCCTTCAATCTTGCATATAACTTTAAATCACTTTTTTCACTTAATTTAGTAAGGACGTTATCTATTTCACTCCTAATCTTATTAGCTTTATTACCCACAATCAAATCTCTATAAGGTATAATAAGCGTTGTAAACTCTTCTCTATATGCTAATATTCTTCTAATTTCATTTTCTTCCAAATCTGGTGAAAAGAACAATCCAGTTACACCTTCGAACCTGGCTAAGTTAATATCGCGTTCGGCTTTCTTAAGATTTTGTTCTAATTTCTCTTTACTTTCTAAATCATTAAAAGCTTGAACCAATTCCCATTCGCTTTTTAAATCTTCAACTTTCTTCAAACAATTTTCCGCCTCATCTAATTTTTCTTTTTCATAAGGATACTTTTCTTCATCTTTAATTTTTGGTCTAAAAATGAAAACATTATCTTCAATTGCTTCCTCACCGCTTCTATTAACGCGTCCAAATCTTTGAATAAGAGAAGGAAAAGGTGCTAGTTCTGTATAAAGATAATCATATGAAATGTCAAGAGAAACTTCACAAACTTGCGTAGAAACTAAAACATGTGGTTTTAATGAATCTTTAAATTTTTTAACAACATCCTCTTTCTTTTTTCGCGAATAATACATAAACCTACCATGTAAAAGAATTGATGTTACATCTTCATATTCTTCTAATTTTTGCTTAATAGCTACAGCAGCTTCAACAGTATTTACTATTACAAGAACTCTTTTCTCTTTACCTTTTTTTACTATTTCTTCAATAGCATTATCAATGTGTTCATTCAATCTTAACTTAACCTTAATTCTTTTTAGTTCTTTATATTTTTCCAATTTATTAATTTCAACTATATTTTTACTTATTTCTAATGGTAAAAATTCTTTAATAGCTTGAGAAAGTGCATCTGAAAATGTAGCAGACATGAATAGTATGTGAAGATTATAAGTATTCCAGTAAAGCTTGAGAAAATGTAAAAGAATGTATAACATTCTTTCATTAAGCAAATGTATTTCATCTAGAATTATTGCTGCATTTTTAAACATCACTCGCCTCATATGATAGCTTCCTATTTGTAAAAAAGATAGTAAAATCTGATCAATAGTAGTTATAATAAACGGTTTAAGAAAGTATTTAGACAAAAATGTCTTAAATTGTGCCTCTCTTTCTTCAAGCACTTCATATACTTCAACATCATAAAAATAAAAATATTTAGCAATTTTATCTCCAAACAACTTTTTAAAATCTACATACAGTTCATTAATAGCCGTAATAGTTGGAAAGATAAGAAAACATTTCCTAATATTTTCTTTTCCCAATAAATAAAGTAAGGAAGCTTTAGTTTTCCCCCATCCAGTTGGAGCTTTAAGAAAACCTATTCTTTTTATTTTCTGAATTTCCTCTTGCTCTTTTCTTCTTTTAACATTTGGTAAAAAATTTTTTAACTCACTATAATCAACCAAAGGAGATTCTGGTATGAAAGTGGAATTGGATGCTGATAAACAATCAGCAATTTTAAATATTCCATATAAATCTGCCAATTCTATTCTATCATCCCTCGAGAAATTAGAAAAAAACCAACTTCTTAAAGTACCTACTTTAAAGCTTTCTACAACTTTTTCATATTCTTTATATTTCGTAATTGGTTTAAGTAAGCCATGATGTTTTAAAATTAAGAACAATACTAAAGCATCCTCTTCAGTAGGCCTTCTACCTTCTTTTTCTATTGCTTCCTCGAAATATTTACATGAATAATTCGAATGAGAAATATTTGAATTAAAATTCCAGACAGGATTTAGCTTGCCTGTATCATGATATTCTATTACCTTTTCTATGATTTTATAAGCTTTCGATGACTTTGAAAAACCAAAAAAATTTACAAACCTATTAAAAATTCTTTTAACCTCATCAACATGACAATATAAACACTTGTTTGGATGGCTCTCTTTTTCTAATTGAGATTCCCAATTTATATAGACCATTCTCCGACGCAATAAAAACCCTCTAGTTTATAAAGACCTATATTTTTCCCTTCAAACTCACAAACCAAAATCTTTTCTTGAGATTTCCCTTTTCCATCCAAAATAAAAACAAAATCTGGATTTGGAGAAAGTTTATGCATTACTGGTAATATTTCGAAACGAACATCTTGAAGTGGTTGAAACCAATCTAATGGTAAATAATTTGAAATTTCTGTTGAAACACTTGTATCTTTATACTTTACAACTTCCCAATCTTTTACAAAGAAATCATTTTGCCCACCGAAAGGTAGATATTCTATATTTTTCTTCAGTTTAGTATAAATTTCATTTAAATCCTCTCCAGCAATAGAAATAAAGTAGGTAGGTTCGTTAATTATATGAATATTCTCAACACCTTTTCCTCTTGTCTTTTTATGAAGAATGTATGTTGCATTTTCTCTTGCTTCGCGATAATTATCTCCATTAACTAGGGATGCACCAAAAAAATATTCTTTAAATCTTTGAGAAGCATCTCTCCTAGATAAACCTAACATACTACCAAAAATTCCAGCTACACTAGTTGGTAATGGTATAGGATACGTTAATCTAGATGTTTTAGTATAATGTACTTTAAAAAATGCTTCAAAAAATGCTATTCTCACTACAATTGCTTTCATTATGCCAACCTAGAGGAATTCAACTATCTCACTAATAACTTGATTTACACTAGTTACTTTTAC
Coding sequences within it:
- a CDS encoding Dna2/Cas4 domain-containing protein codes for the protein MSLKQKKNELEDLTEQKTFSTSSDEIIEEKALFTGVQINYFIHCKTQLWYFSHYVTQEHESELVILGKILHEIAFKDIEKDILIEKISIDFIKKGDKVILHDVKKSDKFQEAHYYQMLYYLYYLKHEKGIENVEGIINYPSKRKIVEVKLTPEKEIELQKIFQE
- the cas3 gene encoding CRISPR-associated helicase Cas3', whose translation is MVYINWESQLEKESHPNKCLYCHVDEVKRIFNRFVNFFGFSKSSKAYKIIEKVIEYHDTGKLNPVWNFNSNISHSNYSCKYFEEAIEKEGRRPTEEDALVLFLILKHHGLLKPITKYKEYEKVVESFKVGTLRSWFFSNFSRDDRIELADLYGIFKIADCLSASNSTFIPESPLVDYSELKNFLPNVKRRKEQEEIQKIKRIGFLKAPTGWGKTKASLLYLLGKENIRKCFLIFPTITAINELYVDFKKLFGDKIAKYFYFYDVEVYEVLEEREAQFKTFLSKYFLKPFIITTIDQILLSFLQIGSYHMRRVMFKNAAIILDEIHLLNERMLYILLHFLKLYWNTYNLHILFMSATFSDALSQAIKEFLPLEISKNIVEINKLEKYKELKRIKVKLRLNEHIDNAIEEIVKKGKEKRVLVIVNTVEAAVAIKQKLEEYEDVTSILLHGRFMYYSRKKKEDVVKKFKDSLKPHVLVSTQVCEVSLDISYDYLYTELAPFPSLIQRFGRVNRSGEEAIEDNVFIFRPKIKDEEKYPYEKEKLDEAENCLKKVEDLKSEWELVQAFNDLESKEKLEQNLKKAERDINLARFEGVTGLFFSPDLEENEIRRILAYREEFTTLIIPYRDLIVGNKANKIRSEIDNVLTKLSEKSDLKLYARLKGFAVNVPFFVVLKGSVEKDKGIPIVKETKDFVYDTKYGFINEKLLKNLI
- the cas5 gene encoding CRISPR-associated protein Cas5, whose product is MKAIVVRIAFFEAFFKVHYTKTSRLTYPIPLPTSVAGIFGSMLGLSRRDASQRFKEYFFGASLVNGDNYREARENATYILHKKTRGKGVENIHIINEPTYFISIAGEDLNEIYTKLKKNIEYLPFGGQNDFFVKDWEVVKYKDTSVSTEISNYLPLDWFQPLQDVRFEILPVMHKLSPNPDFVFILDGKGKSQEKILVCEFEGKNIGLYKLEGFYCVGEWSI